The genomic segment AATATTTAGACCAAGGTGATATTATTATCAACGAAGAAAAAGCTAAGGAATTAGGTATTACGATACCCACTCATTTATTAGAACAAATGAAATAAACTAGATCACTTATTAGAGCGGAGGAAAGTAAATGGATTTAATCGTTACTGCAACAGCACAAGGGCTATTATGGGGAATGATGGCTTTAGGTATTTTTATTACTTACCGGATTTTAGATTTGCCAGATATGACAGCAGAAGGATCATTTCCTTTAGGAGCAGCTGTATGTGCTCAACTAATCATTTCAGGTATGCATCCTTTAGCTGCAACGGCTGTGGCTTTCTTAATAGGGTCTTTGGCTGGAGCTATTACTGGGTTCTTAATTACAAAAGCTCATATACCTGGTTTGCTAGCGGGGATTTTGACAATGACCGGGTTATATTCTATTAATTTACGAATTATGAAGCGTGCCAATTTAAGTTTACTTGGAAAAGCTAAAGTAACAGACTTTTTTAATCGATTAAACTTACCAAATCAATTTGATACAATTTTTATGGGGCTCATTCTTGTGGTGCTTATCATCACATTACTTGTTTTATTCTTTAAAACAGAAATTGGTCAAGCCGTTATTGCTACAGGAGACAATGAAAAAATGGCCCGTTCGCTCGGTATCTCTACTAACCAAACAAAAATGATAGGACTGATGCTTTCTAATGGTTTGGTTGCTGCTGCTGGGGCACTTATTGCTCAAGACAATGGTTATGCGGATATCAGTATGGGAATCGGTACAATAGTGATTGGCTTAGCTTCAGTTATCATTGGTGAAGTTGTTTTTGGAAACCTCTCTTTTGTACATCGACTTATCTGTGTGATCTTAGGCGCTATTATTTATCGTTTTATCATCATGTTTGTCTTGTTGATTGGTTTACAGCCAAATGATTTAAAACTCATCTCAGCGTTTATTTTAGCTATTTGTCTGGCATTACCGAGCATACGTACGAGATTTAATTTGAATTTCTTTCATAAAAAGGAGCTGATGTAAAATGACCGTCAAACCAGTCTTATCATTAAGGGAAATTACGAAACAATTCAATAAGGGTACAGCTAATCAAAATACTGTATTAAACAAGTTGAATTTAGAAGTGAAAAAAGGCGATTTTATTACAATCATAGGTGGAAACGGTGCTGGTAAGTCTACTTTACTAAATAGTATTGCTGGAAATTTTATGATCGATAATGGAAAAATCTTGTTAGGCGATAAAGAACTAACTACAGTAAAAGAAGAAAAAAGAGCTGGTTTTATCGGACGCGTCTTCCAAGATCCAGTAATGGGAACTGCTCCTCGAATGACAGTTGGAGAAAATCTAGCTATTGCTTATAGAAGAGGCAAGAAGAGATCTTTACGAAAAGGTACAACGGATAAAGAGCGGGAGTATTTTAAAAGCATTTTATTTGAATTAGGTCTAGGCTTAGAAAATAGGTTAGATAGTGAAATGGGCTTATTATCAGGTGGTCAAAGACAAGCTATTGCATTATTAATGGCTACCATGAATAAACCGGAACTTTTATTGTTAGATGAACATACAGCAGCTTTAGATCCAAAAACAGCTAAAGTAGTCTTACAACTTACTAAAAAACGAGTAGAACAAGAACAGTTAACAACTTTAATGATTACTCATAATATGAATGACGCTTTAACGTATGGAAATCGATTGATTATGTTAGATGAAGGACAAGTCATTGTTGATCTTTCTGGTGAAGAAAAAATAAATCTGACGGTTGCTGATGTGTTGGTTCTTTTCCAAAAGGCTACGGATAAAAATAATTCTTCAAGTCAATTAACAGATGAACTTTTATTAAGTCGATAACGCAAGATGAGTTTAATTTATAGAAGAGATTGAGACTGCTGTCTCAGTCTTTTTTTGTATAACTATACTTTTTAATTAGATAGTTGTATAATACATATAAATTAATTGTATATTGCAACGATGTTGAGAAAGGTGGCTTTTAATGGAATCCCAACAAGAAACACCGATTTTTTTATTAATTCAACGTTTTACAGAATTTAACCAGAATTATTCGAAATTGGAAAAAGAGTTGCTCCGAAAACACAACCTTACAAAGTCTGGTTATTCAATTATGACAGTTATTAAAGATGAAAAAATAACGTTAAAAGAGTTAGTAAATCTATCTGAGTTGGATAAATCGACTTTAAGCAGACAAGTGAAAAGTTTAGAAAAAAAAGAGCTGCTTATCAAAGAACTAGGCACTGACAAACGGTATAGTTTTCTTTCTTTAACTTCAGAAGCTCGTCAACTTATATTAACTGTCTCATTTGAACTTGAAAATGCTTATAGTCAAATTTTTAAAAGCTGGCCAGCAGATGAAAAACAACTTTTACTAGTGCTGATGGGCAGAGTTAATCGAAGCATTCAATCTTTTAATAGTTGAAGCAGAAGTATTTTACAAGACAGTTTAAAATCTTTACAATTAAAGAGAGAAAATGGATAAAAGGTGGTTAAGAGATGGATTCAAAAACGCTTAATAATTTATCGAAAGAAGAGTTAGTAGAACTTGTCATCAGTCAAAGTGAAGAATTAAAAGAACAAGATGTTCATTTAGAGGCTGAAGTTGAAGAAAATCGGTTTATAAAAAGCCTTGGGTTTGTAGATGGATACAAAGATTACCAATCTTATTTTATCCGTTTTTTTGAAGACGAGAGTGAAGGAACAGCAAAAAAAGGCAGCATTTTCTTAGGCATTTTAGAAGATTTCATTAATGACTATGGTGGTGAACCCGTTCGTGAACTAATCGAGGAATTTACCGAAGATCATATTTGATTTTACAGATGTTTGCACTCTTTTAGCAGAATTGATAGACTGCTAGTAAGAACTAAAAATTTAGGAGGAATAAATGTGCCTTTAGAAAATAAGAAGATCATTGCGTTAGTTAGTGACGATTTTGAAGATTTAGAATTATGGTATCCTGTTTTACGTTTAAGAGAAGCTGGAGCAACGGTTCATTTAGTAGCTGAGAAAAAAGAAACTGTTTATCACGGAAAATATGGTGTACCAGTGACCTCGGATTATAGTTTTGACGAAGTGACCAAAGAAGAATATGACGGAATCTTAGTACCAGGGGGCTGGTCACCAGATAAATTAAGACGCTTCCCGAAAGTAATTGAATTTGTTCAATATTTTAATCAACAAAAGAAACCGATTGGACAAATTTGTCATGCTGGTTGGGTGTTGATTTCAGCTGGAATCCTTAATGGTGTCAATGTTACGAGTACACCAGGCATTAAAGACGATATGACGAACGCAGGAGCTATTTGGCATGATATCCCAACTATAACAGATGGACACATCATTTCAAGTCGCAGACCTCCAGATCTTCCTGAATATATGAAACAATACATTGCTGCATTTGAATAAAACTGTTTATTGAGAGAGTGGGACAAACGGACATGTGTGCTCTGCCCACACCCTGAAAAATGAAAACAAAACAGTAACGGCCTCCGGTCCTTTTACGCTAAAATAGCAGTGAAGGATTGGAGGTCGTCGCTTTTTTGATGTAAGATATCGAGGGACAAACTGACCGGTTCTATTCTTGAGCACCCTGAATTATTGCCTAGAGCATGAGTATAAAATTACATCTTCTTTAGAATAGAATAGTCCTTCTTAATTTATTTTTTAGGAGGAAAACAAGATGGAATACATGTATGAAAGTTGTGCAGGGTTGGATGTTCACCAAAATAATGTAGTTGCCTGTGTCTTGTATGGTCCGCTTACCTCTACTCGCCCAAAAAAAGAAGAAAAGCGATTCGATACAACGACTTCAGGTTTGAACGCACTTAAAGAATGGCTTTCTTCATTCGATTGTCAAGTTGTCGCCATGGAAAGCACAGGCGTTTACTGGAAACCCATCTGGCATGTTCTTCAAGCTGATTTTCAGTTGATTTTGGCCAATCCAAGAAAAATTAAAGCTATCCCAGGTCATAAGACCGATAAAAAGGATGCTGAATGGATCGCGAAATTAATGAGAATTGACTTGATTCCTGCTAGTTTCGTTCCAGAAGAAACGATTCAAGATTTGAGAGATTTAACACGGTCTAGAAAATCACTAGTTGAATCGTGTAATAAAGAAAAAAACAAAATTCATAAGATTCTACAAACGGCGGGTATAAAGATGACTACTTATATCGAAGATATCTTTGGAGCATCGGGACGTAACTTACTTGAAATGTTAATTAATGGGGAAATTCTGACAGAGGAAACCATAGCGGCTAACGTCTATACTTCCTTAAAGAAAAAAATCCCTCAATTAGTGGATGCGCTGAATGGATTCGTCCGTTCTCATCATCGATTTATGTTAGAACAAGAATATGACATGATTCTTGCCTATGAAAAAACGATAAAGAACATGGAAGAACGGATCGATCAAGTATTGGAAAATTATCAAGAAGAAGTAGCCGTTTTGGACGAACTTCCTGGCATCGACCGCAAGGCCGCTGCGGTCATCATTGCGGAAATTGGAACAGATATGACGCAGTTTCCTTCTGTGGAACACCTAGCTTCGTGGGCAGGATTATGTCCAGGAAACAATGAAAGTTCAGGAAAAAGAAAGAGTACGCATATTACTAAAGGGAACGCTTATCTGAAGAAAGTGCTCTGTCAGGCAGCTTTTGCGGCCAGCCGATCTAAGAACACAAAGTTTAAAGCACATTTTTATCGTATAAAACAAAATAGAGGAACACAAAAAGCCGTTGTAGCGACCGCTCATTCCCTATTAAAAACCATTTATACTCTATTATCGACAAAACAACATTACCAAGAATTTGGGGAAGATTATGACAAGAAAAAAAACGTCCTAGAGGCGAGCTAGAACGTTTCAACTAAATAAAAATTTTTTATATCTTTATTTTAGCATAGGAGAATTTTTTTTTGCATTTTTTGTACTTAAGTTTTCGTATAAAAAAGCGTTTAGACCCGAATCACTGGAACGAATAAGCGAAGTATGGTCATCGACCATCGAGCATTGTTCGTGAAGTGGATGTCGGGTCTGTTTTTTGGAGCACGTTTTAGAATTAATAAAAATGAATGTATTACATAAGAGGTTAAAAGAAGCTGTTGAAAAAAAGGCGATACCATTGGTTTAATTTGCTGTTCATTGGTATCGTCTTATACAAATAAATACGAAATAACCTTACTAAAAAAAAACAAATCATAGTTGCCTTTCAAGGAACAGCATACTTTCTCCAATAGGAAAATCTCTGTCTTTTCGTTAAGAAGAAAAAGAATTATAATGATATTCTTAATCAAATAATGTAAAATAACAATGTATACATTTAGATAGAAAGAAGGGATTAAGGTGTACCAAAAAAATAAAAGCGCTTATAGAACCGCTATTTTAGGTATTCTTACAGCTATCATTATTATTCAAAATTTTGTTCCATTACTGGGGTATATTCCTATTCCTCCTTTAAATCCTACTATCATCCATATTACAGTTATTGTTGTTTCTCTTACACTGGGAACAAAAGATGGTATGATTATTGGTTCTGTTTGGGGTATCACACGAATGGTCAAAGCCTTTA from the Carnobacterium inhibens subsp. inhibens DSM 13024 genome contains:
- a CDS encoding ABC transporter permease → MDLIVTATAQGLLWGMMALGIFITYRILDLPDMTAEGSFPLGAAVCAQLIISGMHPLAATAVAFLIGSLAGAITGFLITKAHIPGLLAGILTMTGLYSINLRIMKRANLSLLGKAKVTDFFNRLNLPNQFDTIFMGLILVVLIITLLVLFFKTEIGQAVIATGDNEKMARSLGISTNQTKMIGLMLSNGLVAAAGALIAQDNGYADISMGIGTIVIGLASVIIGEVVFGNLSFVHRLICVILGAIIYRFIIMFVLLIGLQPNDLKLISAFILAICLALPSIRTRFNLNFFHKKELM
- a CDS encoding ABC transporter ATP-binding protein; protein product: MTVKPVLSLREITKQFNKGTANQNTVLNKLNLEVKKGDFITIIGGNGAGKSTLLNSIAGNFMIDNGKILLGDKELTTVKEEKRAGFIGRVFQDPVMGTAPRMTVGENLAIAYRRGKKRSLRKGTTDKEREYFKSILFELGLGLENRLDSEMGLLSGGQRQAIALLMATMNKPELLLLDEHTAALDPKTAKVVLQLTKKRVEQEQLTTLMITHNMNDALTYGNRLIMLDEGQVIVDLSGEEKINLTVADVLVLFQKATDKNNSSSQLTDELLLSR
- a CDS encoding MarR family winged helix-turn-helix transcriptional regulator, with translation MESQQETPIFLLIQRFTEFNQNYSKLEKELLRKHNLTKSGYSIMTVIKDEKITLKELVNLSELDKSTLSRQVKSLEKKELLIKELGTDKRYSFLSLTSEARQLILTVSFELENAYSQIFKSWPADEKQLLLVLMGRVNRSIQSFNS
- a CDS encoding type 1 glutamine amidotransferase domain-containing protein; amino-acid sequence: MPLENKKIIALVSDDFEDLELWYPVLRLREAGATVHLVAEKKETVYHGKYGVPVTSDYSFDEVTKEEYDGILVPGGWSPDKLRRFPKVIEFVQYFNQQKKPIGQICHAGWVLISAGILNGVNVTSTPGIKDDMTNAGAIWHDIPTITDGHIISSRRPPDLPEYMKQYIAAFE
- a CDS encoding IS110 family transposase, with the translated sequence MEYMYESCAGLDVHQNNVVACVLYGPLTSTRPKKEEKRFDTTTSGLNALKEWLSSFDCQVVAMESTGVYWKPIWHVLQADFQLILANPRKIKAIPGHKTDKKDAEWIAKLMRIDLIPASFVPEETIQDLRDLTRSRKSLVESCNKEKNKIHKILQTAGIKMTTYIEDIFGASGRNLLEMLINGEILTEETIAANVYTSLKKKIPQLVDALNGFVRSHHRFMLEQEYDMILAYEKTIKNMEERIDQVLENYQEEVAVLDELPGIDRKAAAVIIAEIGTDMTQFPSVEHLASWAGLCPGNNESSGKRKSTHITKGNAYLKKVLCQAAFAASRSKNTKFKAHFYRIKQNRGTQKAVVATAHSLLKTIYTLLSTKQHYQEFGEDYDKKKNVLEAS